The Deltaproteobacteria bacterium genome window below encodes:
- a CDS encoding response regulator transcription factor yields the protein MKKTTVFIADDHPVLRSGIKAIFPPDEYEVVGEADNGMAALKGIAALRPDIAILDITMPDLDGIAVTRRVVEEFPETRIIILSMHADLSRPIEAFRAGALGYVLKDSEPGELLRAVEKVRTGSKYASPAVTEEILNDFVDVIKKEQSHDPFDTLSGREKEVLRHIADGSTSKEIAEKLFISLATVKSHRNNIMKKLKVSDMASLIKIAIKKGMVHPD from the coding sequence ATGAAAAAGACCACCGTATTCATAGCCGACGACCACCCGGTCCTCCGTAGCGGCATAAAGGCGATCTTCCCCCCGGATGAATACGAGGTGGTGGGAGAGGCCGACAACGGGATGGCGGCCTTGAAGGGCATAGCCGCCCTCAGGCCTGATATAGCCATACTTGACATCACAATGCCCGACCTGGACGGCATAGCCGTGACGAGGCGCGTTGTGGAGGAGTTCCCGGAGACCAGGATAATCATACTCTCAATGCACGCGGACCTGTCGCGCCCGATAGAGGCCTTCAGGGCAGGGGCGCTCGGCTACGTGCTCAAGGACTCCGAACCAGGAGAGCTACTGAGGGCGGTCGAAAAAGTGAGGACCGGGAGCAAGTACGCGAGCCCGGCCGTCACGGAGGAGATACTGAACGACTTCGTCGACGTCATAAAAAAGGAGCAGAGCCACGACCCCTTCGACACCCTCTCCGGGAGGGAAAAAGAGGTCCTCAGGCACATCGCGGACGGCTCCACCAGCAAGGAGATAGCCGAGAAGCTTTTCATTTCGCTTGCGACCGTGAAAAGCCACAGGAACAACATTATGAAAAAATTAAAGGTGAGCGATATGGCGAGCCTTATAAAGATCGCCATCAAGAAAGGCATGGTCCATCCCGATTGA
- the ftsH gene encoding ATP-dependent zinc metalloprotease FtsH yields the protein MAEDSKYPNSEKGGGWKILIALVLFGLFLYIWGQSVEDGTGTEQRISYTEFQEQLEAGNIRSITLKGQEVTGEFKSPVQVGAPGPEGAPGPAAGFMTYLPAFQGPEILGEFEKKGIAVNVEPDEGRSPLWQFVILLLPWVLIIGIWFLIIRRVQQSQGGGQPGLFNFGLSKAKLYNMRKPSITFMNVAGLENAKVELQETVEFLKNPARFTSIGAKVPKGILLIGPPGTGKTLLARATAGEAGVPFFSISASEFVEMFVGVGASRVRDMFKKAKETRPSIIFIDEIDSVGRVRGAGLGGGHDEREQTLNQLLSEMDGFEPHEEIIVIAATNRPDVLDPALLRPGRFDRHIVIDRPGWKDRKSILEVHARNKRIAPEVDFERIAKGTPGMTGADLENLVNEAALEAVKKGKERIEMRDFEEARDRVIMGSKREESFSEDEKKITAYHEAGHALVSWELPHTDPIHKVSIIPRGMALGATQFLPEEDRHYYPKSYLINRLCVALAGRAAEKLVFMDVSSGANDDLKNATALAEKMVAQWGMSDKVGPINFGRGEEHPFIGRDISVQKRYSESMAWLMDKEIRNLIIEAERKADELLLRGRKTLEELAAALLKDESLDKEDVEVIIRRTKGVEPLRKISN from the coding sequence ATGGCCGAGGACTCCAAATACCCCAACTCCGAGAAGGGGGGAGGATGGAAGATTCTGATAGCCCTGGTGCTCTTCGGGCTGTTCCTCTATATATGGGGGCAGTCGGTCGAGGACGGGACCGGAACCGAGCAGAGGATAAGCTATACGGAGTTCCAGGAGCAGCTCGAGGCCGGAAACATCCGGTCTATAACCCTTAAGGGGCAGGAGGTGACGGGCGAGTTCAAGAGCCCGGTCCAGGTAGGCGCCCCCGGCCCGGAGGGCGCGCCCGGCCCTGCCGCCGGTTTCATGACCTATCTTCCCGCGTTCCAGGGCCCGGAGATACTGGGGGAATTCGAAAAAAAGGGGATAGCCGTGAACGTCGAGCCAGACGAAGGCAGGTCCCCTTTATGGCAGTTCGTGATACTCCTCCTCCCGTGGGTCCTCATAATAGGCATATGGTTCCTAATCATAAGGAGGGTGCAGCAGTCGCAGGGCGGCGGGCAGCCGGGGCTCTTCAACTTCGGGTTGAGCAAGGCCAAGCTCTACAACATGCGTAAGCCAAGCATAACATTCATGAACGTCGCGGGGCTTGAGAACGCGAAAGTAGAGCTCCAGGAGACCGTCGAGTTCCTCAAGAACCCGGCCCGGTTCACATCGATAGGCGCCAAGGTCCCAAAGGGCATACTCCTCATAGGGCCGCCCGGCACCGGCAAAACGCTCCTTGCCAGGGCCACCGCCGGAGAGGCCGGGGTCCCCTTCTTCAGCATAAGCGCGTCCGAGTTCGTAGAGATGTTCGTGGGCGTGGGCGCGTCCAGGGTGAGGGACATGTTCAAGAAGGCCAAGGAGACCCGGCCCTCGATAATCTTCATAGACGAGATAGATTCCGTCGGAAGGGTAAGGGGCGCGGGGCTGGGCGGAGGGCACGACGAGAGGGAGCAGACGCTCAACCAGCTTTTGAGCGAGATGGACGGATTTGAGCCGCATGAGGAGATAATAGTCATAGCCGCGACGAACAGGCCTGACGTGCTCGACCCGGCGCTTCTCCGGCCGGGCCGTTTCGACCGGCACATCGTCATAGACCGTCCAGGCTGGAAGGACAGGAAGTCCATACTCGAGGTCCACGCAAGGAACAAGAGGATAGCCCCGGAGGTCGATTTCGAGAGGATAGCGAAGGGCACCCCCGGCATGACCGGGGCCGACCTTGAAAACCTCGTGAACGAGGCCGCGCTTGAGGCCGTGAAGAAGGGCAAGGAGCGGATAGAGATGCGGGACTTCGAGGAGGCCAGGGACAGGGTCATAATGGGCTCCAAGAGGGAGGAGAGCTTCTCTGAGGACGAAAAGAAAATAACGGCATACCACGAGGCGGGGCACGCGCTGGTCTCCTGGGAGCTCCCGCATACCGACCCGATACACAAAGTATCCATAATCCCGAGGGGCATGGCCCTGGGAGCAACGCAGTTCCTTCCCGAGGAGGACCGGCATTATTACCCCAAGAGCTATCTCATAAACAGGCTCTGCGTTGCGCTCGCGGGGAGGGCCGCCGAGAAGCTCGTCTTCATGGACGTAAGCAGCGGCGCGAACGACGACCTTAAGAACGCCACGGCTCTGGCGGAGAAGATGGTGGCCCAGTGGGGCATGTCGGACAAGGTCGGGCCCATAAACTTCGGCAGGGGCGAGGAGCACCCGTTCATCGGCAGGGACATATCTGTCCAGAAGCGGTACAGCGAATCAATGGCCTGGCTCATGGACAAGGAGATAAGGAACCTGATAATCGAGGCGGAGAGGAAGGCCGACGAGCTCCTTCTCCGGGGAAGAAAGACGCTTGAGGAGCTTGCGGCCGCGCTCTTGAAAGACGAGTCCCTCGACAAGGAGGACGTCGAGGTGATAATTAGGAGGACGAAGGGAGTAGAACCCCTCCGTAAGATAAGCAACTAG
- a CDS encoding PAS domain S-box protein, producing the protein MHPEAIPLKVLIAEDSEDDLIFLMRELRRGGYEMSFLRVDNERDLREALEKGPWDLVISDYIMPRLCGLEVVKAVRERGLEVPVIVVSGLMGEDLAVTTMKAGADDYILKDKLFRLLPAIERELRDYATKRAHRKAEEELRALNRLLETLTEVDKMLVRESSGRRVLSETCRILVEKAGFRAAWIAKAELPTGEVVPVAAAGCDSDFLRIARRRRDSIPPGPGTVGRAIKSGAYSVCLDIGSDESQKPWAGEAISRGYRACASFPLLVRGSVFGALTVYSENPSVFFEKMVDLLLSLAADVGSALQLLEEAAERRKAVEALRESEERLRTIFESAMDGMFVIDMEGRYLDVNLAGCLMVGYSREEILSSDVTLLTFGERLDRLKLHESLWKRGGFLQEVPLRRKDGSVLWVDMAVTPFKVGEKELVLGVKRDITARKNAEDALRESEERFRQIFEQNQNAQMLIDYGSCRITDANPAAVMLFGYSREELAASDPPPFLHGLSESIKSLSAREAGFVIDRSESVRKDGTSVTFSARGQVIKLKGRDGKMVLCTVQDLTEFIRLEEEARQMQAKLIHANKMTSIGTLASGVAHEINNPNNFILFNSALLADAWKDSVRILDGYYREHGDFSLGGLPYSEMSEVIPELLSGITDGSRRIKGIVDSLKDFSRPDKACFDGELDLNRAVLAAVSILSSQIMKHTDRFEVTTAEGLPAVRGSSQKIEQVLINLILNALHALPERTRGVHVRTFHDKEKCEVVIEVRDEGAGMTKEVLERITEPFFTTRGDAGGTGLGLSISYSIIREHKGSMDFESEPGKGTTVSIRLPAGK; encoded by the coding sequence ATGCACCCTGAAGCCATCCCTCTCAAGGTCCTTATCGCCGAAGACTCGGAAGACGACCTCATATTCCTCATGCGCGAATTGAGGCGCGGCGGCTACGAGATGTCCTTTCTCAGGGTGGATAATGAAAGAGACCTGCGGGAAGCGCTCGAAAAAGGCCCCTGGGACCTTGTCATCTCCGATTATATAATGCCGAGGCTCTGCGGCCTCGAGGTGGTGAAGGCCGTTAGGGAACGCGGCCTCGAGGTCCCGGTCATAGTAGTGTCGGGCCTCATGGGCGAGGACCTGGCGGTCACCACCATGAAGGCCGGGGCGGACGATTATATCCTCAAGGACAAGCTCTTCAGGCTCCTCCCGGCGATAGAGCGGGAGCTCCGCGACTATGCCACGAAAAGGGCGCACAGGAAGGCAGAAGAGGAGCTCCGTGCCCTAAACCGGCTCCTTGAGACACTGACCGAGGTCGACAAGATGCTCGTAAGGGAGTCCTCCGGCAGGAGGGTCCTTTCCGAGACCTGCCGCATACTCGTTGAAAAGGCCGGGTTCAGGGCCGCGTGGATAGCGAAAGCGGAACTCCCGACGGGCGAGGTCGTCCCCGTTGCCGCGGCCGGTTGCGACAGTGATTTCCTCCGGATCGCCCGAAGAAGGCGCGATAGTATCCCTCCCGGGCCGGGCACTGTGGGCAGGGCCATAAAATCCGGCGCCTACTCCGTATGCCTCGATATCGGAAGCGATGAAAGCCAAAAGCCCTGGGCCGGTGAGGCCATAAGCCGCGGCTACAGGGCATGCGCTTCCTTCCCTCTCCTGGTAAGGGGGTCGGTCTTCGGGGCCCTCACCGTCTACTCCGAAAACCCCTCGGTCTTCTTCGAGAAGATGGTGGACCTCCTTCTGAGCCTCGCGGCGGACGTGGGGTCCGCCCTCCAGCTCCTTGAGGAAGCCGCGGAGCGCAGGAAGGCCGTCGAGGCCCTCAGGGAAAGCGAAGAGCGCCTGAGGACCATCTTTGAATCCGCGATGGACGGGATGTTCGTCATCGACATGGAAGGGCGCTATCTTGACGTAAACCTCGCGGGCTGCCTGATGGTCGGCTATTCGCGTGAAGAGATACTTTCATCCGACGTGACGCTTCTCACTTTCGGAGAGAGGCTCGACAGGCTGAAACTGCACGAGTCGCTCTGGAAAAGGGGTGGTTTTCTGCAGGAGGTGCCGTTAAGGAGGAAAGACGGCTCGGTCCTCTGGGTAGACATGGCCGTAACGCCTTTCAAGGTCGGCGAAAAGGAGCTCGTCCTAGGGGTAAAAAGGGACATAACCGCGAGAAAGAACGCTGAAGACGCCTTGAGGGAAAGCGAGGAGCGGTTCAGGCAGATATTCGAGCAGAACCAGAACGCGCAGATGCTCATCGACTACGGGAGCTGCAGGATAACCGACGCGAACCCGGCGGCCGTAATGCTCTTCGGATACTCGAGGGAGGAGCTCGCCGCTTCGGACCCGCCCCCTTTCCTCCACGGCCTATCGGAGTCGATAAAGAGCCTTTCGGCCAGGGAGGCCGGGTTCGTTATAGACAGGTCGGAGAGCGTGAGGAAGGACGGCACCAGTGTGACCTTCTCGGCCAGGGGCCAGGTAATAAAGCTCAAGGGCAGGGACGGGAAGATGGTCCTCTGCACGGTCCAGGACCTGACCGAGTTCATAAGGCTGGAGGAGGAGGCCCGGCAGATGCAGGCCAAGCTCATCCACGCCAACAAGATGACCTCCATCGGCACGCTCGCTTCAGGGGTCGCCCACGAGATAAATAACCCGAATAATTTCATCCTCTTTAACTCGGCCCTCCTCGCGGACGCCTGGAAGGATTCGGTAAGGATACTCGACGGGTATTACCGCGAGCACGGGGACTTCTCGCTCGGGGGGCTCCCCTACTCGGAGATGTCCGAGGTCATACCGGAGCTCCTTTCAGGGATAACCGACGGGTCGAGGAGGATAAAGGGGATAGTCGACAGCCTCAAGGACTTCTCGAGGCCCGACAAGGCCTGCTTCGATGGAGAGCTCGACTTGAACAGGGCGGTGCTTGCGGCCGTCTCGATCCTCAGCAGCCAGATAATGAAGCACACGGACAGGTTCGAGGTCACGACCGCCGAGGGCCTCCCGGCCGTCCGGGGGAGCTCCCAGAAGATCGAGCAGGTGCTCATAAATCTTATACTTAACGCCCTCCACGCGCTCCCGGAAAGGACGAGGGGCGTCCATGTAAGGACTTTCCATGACAAGGAAAAATGCGAGGTGGTGATCGAGGTCAGGGACGAGGGCGCCGGGATGACAAAAGAGGTGCTGGAGAGGATAACCGAGCCCTTCTTTACGACGAGGGGGGATGCCGGAGGCACAGGTCTCGGCCTTTCCATATCCTATTCGATAATAAGGGAGCACAAAGGGAGCATGGATTTCGAATCCGAACCCGGGAAAGGCACGACCGTTTCAATAAGGCTTCCGGCCGGCAAATAA
- a CDS encoding PAS domain-containing protein, producing the protein MKRPFPLAYKVVLAFLVVLLPILVIFLLSLKSISRNTGALVNENLRSTAEARSGELLFYLESLKQRVLDFSTDGMIRDSFERAVRDGLPEDPALSAYLIEHKLPVLEDAYRLSIMRMDGKVVSSTDRTVIGENRSGQEFFLRGREGPSISVRPSGVPDFVVSVPLHSRENGELIGVLAAFVPKERLGDILARGRGRDIGITRYALEGYRTLDMYIVNRDRLMITPSWLIEDTAFRTTVDSEAVRACLGEGRDHLGTYEDYRGEIVLGTSICMPEFGWVLLTEVDRSEAFAPVRHLVNYGALTGAIVLVLVSGFALYFLRMARQLKSIASASKEIAAGNYSVRVPVRNGDEIGILASHFNKMAGEVEERNRAISESEEKFRGLVEATSDWVWEVDENAAYTYVSPKVRSILGYEPEEIIGRTPFEFMPPGEAERVGREFAAYAGKREPFSLIENTNMRKDGSFVVLETSGSPIFDSNGVFRGYRGVDRDITARKTAEDALRKSESRLANAQRIARLGNWDWDIVKNDLHWSDEIYRIFGVAPREFGATYEAFLNYVHPEDREKVIRAVDEALYRKAPYSIDHRVVLRDGTEKTVHEQGEVVYDDGRPLRMTGTVLDITERKKTEDEIRKLNIELEERVAARTAELEAANRELEAFSYSVAHDLKTPLRTIDGFARILLKDSSEALGPSGREYLERLVAGSRRMGELIDALLKLSRVMRAEMAVERVYLSGMARAVASDLRKAQPERNAEFIIHENLAADGDPGLLKTVMENLIGNAWKFTSKKDVARIEFGSSGEEEGKRVFFVSDNGAGFEMKYAERLFNPFQRLHGEDEFPGTGVGLATVQRIIQRHGGRIWAEGERDKGATFYFTL; encoded by the coding sequence ATGAAAAGGCCCTTTCCCCTCGCATACAAAGTCGTGCTGGCATTCCTTGTAGTCCTCCTTCCTATACTTGTCATATTTCTCCTCAGCCTCAAGAGCATCAGCAGGAACACCGGCGCCCTGGTGAATGAGAACCTGAGGTCCACGGCCGAGGCCAGGTCCGGGGAGCTCCTTTTTTACCTTGAGTCGCTTAAGCAGAGGGTCCTGGACTTTTCGACCGACGGGATGATAAGGGACAGCTTCGAGAGGGCGGTCAGGGACGGTCTTCCCGAGGACCCGGCCCTCAGCGCTTACCTGATCGAGCACAAGCTCCCGGTCCTTGAGGACGCGTACAGGCTTTCGATAATGCGCATGGATGGAAAGGTAGTCTCCTCAACAGACCGGACCGTTATCGGGGAGAACAGGTCAGGCCAGGAATTTTTCCTGAGGGGGCGTGAGGGCCCTTCGATATCGGTCCGCCCCTCGGGCGTGCCGGATTTCGTTGTCTCGGTCCCGCTCCATAGCAGGGAAAACGGAGAGCTGATAGGCGTACTCGCGGCCTTCGTTCCAAAGGAGCGGCTTGGAGATATACTGGCCCGCGGCAGGGGGCGTGATATCGGCATCACCCGCTACGCGCTGGAAGGCTACAGGACACTGGACATGTACATCGTGAACAGGGACAGGCTCATGATAACCCCTTCATGGCTTATCGAGGACACCGCCTTCAGGACGACCGTGGATAGCGAGGCGGTGCGGGCCTGCCTGGGCGAAGGAAGGGACCACCTGGGCACCTACGAGGACTACAGGGGCGAGATAGTACTAGGCACGTCCATTTGCATGCCGGAATTCGGCTGGGTGCTCCTGACGGAGGTGGATCGAAGCGAGGCCTTCGCGCCGGTCAGGCACCTGGTGAATTACGGCGCGCTGACCGGAGCAATAGTGCTGGTCCTCGTCTCCGGTTTCGCGCTCTATTTCTTAAGGATGGCCAGGCAGCTCAAGTCCATTGCCTCGGCCTCGAAGGAGATAGCCGCCGGAAACTACTCTGTCCGCGTGCCGGTAAGGAACGGGGACGAGATAGGGATACTTGCCAGCCATTTCAATAAGATGGCCGGGGAGGTGGAAGAGAGGAACCGGGCCATATCCGAGAGCGAGGAGAAGTTCAGGGGGCTCGTCGAAGCGACCAGCGACTGGGTATGGGAAGTGGACGAGAATGCAGCATACACGTATGTAAGCCCGAAGGTAAGGAGCATACTGGGATACGAGCCTGAAGAGATAATCGGCAGGACTCCTTTCGAGTTCATGCCTCCCGGAGAGGCCGAGAGGGTCGGCAGGGAATTCGCGGCCTATGCCGGAAAAAGGGAGCCTTTCAGCCTGATCGAGAACACGAACATGAGAAAAGACGGTTCGTTTGTGGTCCTTGAAACGAGCGGTTCCCCCATCTTCGACTCGAACGGCGTCTTCCGGGGCTACAGGGGAGTTGACAGGGACATAACCGCCAGGAAAACGGCCGAGGACGCCTTGAGGAAAAGCGAATCGAGGCTCGCCAACGCGCAGAGGATAGCGAGGCTCGGGAACTGGGACTGGGACATCGTAAAGAACGACCTCCACTGGTCGGACGAGATATACAGGATATTCGGGGTCGCTCCCAGGGAGTTCGGGGCCACATATGAAGCCTTTCTCAACTATGTGCATCCCGAGGACAGGGAAAAGGTTATAAGGGCCGTAGACGAGGCGCTCTACAGGAAGGCGCCGTATTCAATTGACCACAGGGTAGTGCTCCGCGACGGGACGGAAAAGACAGTGCACGAGCAGGGGGAGGTCGTCTATGACGACGGAAGACCGCTAAGGATGACCGGGACCGTCCTGGACATAACCGAGCGGAAGAAGACCGAGGACGAGATACGGAAATTGAATATCGAGCTCGAGGAGCGGGTGGCGGCAAGGACAGCCGAGCTCGAGGCGGCGAACCGGGAGCTCGAGGCCTTCAGCTACAGCGTCGCGCACGACTTGAAGACCCCCTTGAGGACGATAGACGGGTTCGCCCGGATACTCTTGAAGGACAGCTCCGAGGCGCTCGGCCCTTCGGGAAGGGAATATCTTGAAAGGCTTGTGGCCGGGAGCAGGCGGATGGGCGAGCTCATAGACGCGCTTCTTAAGCTGTCGCGCGTCATGAGGGCGGAGATGGCGGTAGAGAGGGTGTACTTGAGCGGCATGGCGAGGGCCGTCGCCTCGGATTTGAGGAAGGCCCAGCCCGAGAGGAATGCCGAGTTCATCATCCATGAGAACCTGGCCGCGGACGGCGATCCGGGGCTGTTGAAGACGGTTATGGAGAACCTTATCGGGAACGCCTGGAAGTTCACGTCGAAAAAGGACGTGGCCAGGATAGAGTTCGGCTCATCCGGCGAGGAGGAAGGGAAAAGGGTCTTTTTCGTGAGTGATAACGGCGCCGGTTTCGAGATGAAGTACGCGGAAAGGCTCTTTAACCCTTTCCAGAGGCTCCACGGCGAGGACGAGTTCCCTGGCACTGGCGTCGGGCTTGCCACCGTCCAGAGGATAATACAACGCCACGGAGGCAGGATCTGGGCCGAAGGCGAAAGGGACAAGGGCGCAACTTTTTATTTTACTCTTTAA
- a CDS encoding inorganic diphosphatase: MKDKAVTVVVEIPKGCRNKYEYDPAAKVIRFDRMLFSAVHYPSDYGFIPDTLAEDGDALDALVLVWEPTFPGCHIDTRAVGVFKMWDEKGPDDKILCVPLRDPLWNYINELKDVPPHLLKEIGHFFEIYKDLEEKKTGVKGWAGRESAEKVISESRARFRRQRAGRESESS; the protein is encoded by the coding sequence TTGAAGGACAAGGCCGTCACTGTGGTCGTGGAGATACCGAAAGGGTGCCGCAACAAGTACGAGTACGACCCTGCGGCAAAGGTCATCCGGTTCGACCGGATGCTCTTCTCGGCGGTCCATTACCCGAGCGACTACGGCTTCATACCCGACACGCTCGCCGAGGACGGCGACGCGCTCGACGCCCTTGTCCTCGTATGGGAGCCGACCTTTCCTGGCTGCCATATAGATACGAGAGCGGTGGGCGTTTTCAAGATGTGGGACGAGAAGGGGCCTGACGATAAGATACTCTGCGTTCCGCTCAGGGACCCCCTTTGGAACTACATAAACGAGCTCAAGGACGTACCGCCGCATCTCCTTAAGGAAATAGGCCACTTCTTCGAGATATACAAGGATCTGGAGGAGAAAAAAACAGGCGTCAAGGGCTGGGCAGGCCGGGAATCAGCAGAGAAGGTGATATCCGAGTCGAGGGCCCGGTTCCGCAGGCAACGGGCCGGACGGGAAAGCGAAAGCTCCTGA
- a CDS encoding response regulator transcription factor has product MTIKVLIAFSNLLFSEGIRKLLEGTGDIQVAGIVEPGAGPRDAMESLRPDCVLVDFTTLFNGFGEDGPASGRFILIDTRCGEENIVSAVLTKGLKGVLAAGSTPLILKKAIRAVACGEIWLDKIEVKNILTGLHALKKAARPSLSEREWEVVSLVGQGFRNKEIAVKLCISEPTVKTHLQRIFHKLDIQNRPQLITFALRNQNERQAAGSA; this is encoded by the coding sequence ATGACAATAAAGGTTTTGATCGCCTTCAGCAACCTCCTTTTCTCTGAAGGGATAAGGAAGCTCCTTGAAGGGACGGGTGATATACAGGTCGCCGGGATAGTCGAGCCCGGGGCAGGCCCCCGGGATGCCATGGAGTCACTGAGGCCGGACTGCGTACTGGTGGATTTTACGACCCTCTTCAACGGGTTCGGAGAAGACGGCCCTGCCTCTGGCAGGTTCATACTCATCGATACCAGATGCGGCGAGGAGAACATAGTCTCGGCCGTGCTCACAAAAGGGCTCAAGGGGGTGCTGGCCGCTGGCTCGACCCCGCTTATACTCAAAAAGGCCATAAGGGCCGTCGCCTGCGGCGAGATATGGCTGGACAAGATAGAAGTGAAAAACATACTCACCGGGCTCCATGCCCTGAAGAAGGCGGCAAGGCCGTCTCTTTCCGAAAGGGAATGGGAGGTGGTGAGCCTCGTGGGCCAGGGGTTCAGGAACAAGGAAATAGCCGTCAAGCTCTGCATAAGCGAGCCCACCGTCAAGACCCACCTTCAGCGCATATTCCACAAGCTTGATATCCAGAACAGGCCCCAGCTCATAACCTTCGCCCTCAGGAACCAGAACGAGCGCCAGGCCGCCGGGAGCGCTTGA
- a CDS encoding sigma-70 family RNA polymerase sigma factor produces MKKLSDGAPARNQQKWPLPYRRNKADEDGGRAVPGHEDRPGRDYAKEEAALGPEAASKPAGKRRGRKEDREKETTATDSVKVYFSGIKRFALLTSDEEKTLARKIAKGDTQARRKMIEANLRLVVNIAKRYLNRGLPLQDLIEEGNIGLIKSVERFKATKGCKFSTYATYWIKQAIERAIANQSSIVRLPIHVTADISKLTRANRELTRALKREPSLVELSEKTGLSGRYVKKLNTISKKSYSLEASFPDDTDQSLLDRLEDDRFPTPMEVIDDSRRVERINSWLGMLDENERTILKLRFGLEEDEPQTLESIGKSFGVTRERVRQIEVKALDKLKKIIRQSDIVSFDSV; encoded by the coding sequence ATGAAAAAGCTCTCGGACGGGGCGCCGGCCCGGAACCAGCAGAAGTGGCCGCTCCCGTACCGGAGAAATAAAGCGGATGAAGACGGCGGAAGGGCCGTCCCCGGCCATGAGGACCGGCCCGGACGCGACTACGCGAAGGAAGAGGCGGCGCTTGGGCCCGAAGCAGCCTCCAAGCCGGCCGGGAAAAGGCGCGGCAGGAAAGAGGACAGGGAAAAGGAAACTACCGCGACCGATTCGGTCAAGGTATATTTCAGCGGCATAAAGAGGTTCGCGCTCCTTACGTCGGACGAGGAGAAGACGCTAGCCAGGAAGATCGCGAAAGGCGATACCCAGGCCAGGAGGAAGATGATAGAGGCGAACCTCCGGCTAGTGGTCAACATAGCGAAAAGGTACCTTAACCGGGGGCTTCCGCTCCAGGACCTCATAGAGGAAGGAAACATCGGCCTTATAAAATCAGTCGAGCGGTTCAAGGCGACAAAGGGGTGCAAGTTCTCAACCTACGCCACTTACTGGATAAAGCAGGCGATAGAGCGCGCCATAGCCAACCAGTCATCGATAGTGCGGCTCCCCATACACGTCACAGCCGACATCTCCAAGCTCACACGGGCCAACAGGGAGCTTACGAGGGCCCTCAAAAGAGAGCCTAGCCTCGTCGAGCTCTCGGAGAAGACCGGCCTCTCCGGGAGGTACGTGAAGAAGCTCAACACCATAAGCAAGAAAAGCTATTCTCTTGAGGCGAGCTTTCCGGACGACACCGACCAGTCGCTCCTCGACAGGCTGGAGGACGACAGGTTCCCGACCCCGATGGAGGTCATCGACGACTCGCGGAGGGTTGAGAGGATAAACTCCTGGCTGGGGATGCTTGACGAGAACGAGAGGACGATCCTTAAGCTCAGGTTCGGCCTCGAGGAGGACGAGCCCCAGACGCTGGAATCGATCGGAAAGTCCTTCGGCGTCACCAGGGAGCGCGTGCGTCAGATAGAGGTAAAGGCCCTCGACAAGCTCAAGAAGATAATACGCCAGTCGGACATAGTTTCCTTCGATTCGGTCTGA
- a CDS encoding response regulator → MSGKTQLVDTVMLNSKNILVVDDDENIRDLCSEVLRVAGYQVDTARHGLEGLERLRSASFGYDLVISDMNMPELGGMELYRAAVKDSPGLKDRFLFVTGNPEAAFGRGAYSGISCLPKPFRISELLGRVEELMEKSLLGGLGPAGGKRGEGRLELSLDCLLITGGVRLNARTVNISPNGMKVKYQGRALLLAGSVLDLRLGVGHGFETGRRAVVAWSAEAGGSLVSGLRLDEPVPVSSLVNAAARQTGTEAQGFRPEEGPPQKHL, encoded by the coding sequence GTGAGCGGGAAAACTCAGCTCGTGGATACGGTCATGCTCAACTCGAAGAATATCCTCGTCGTCGACGACGACGAGAACATACGGGACCTCTGCTCGGAGGTGCTGCGCGTCGCCGGGTACCAGGTGGACACCGCAAGGCACGGGCTCGAAGGCCTTGAGAGGCTCCGGAGCGCGAGCTTCGGCTACGACCTCGTCATCTCCGACATGAACATGCCGGAGCTCGGCGGCATGGAACTCTACAGGGCCGCCGTTAAGGACAGCCCAGGGCTCAAGGACAGGTTCCTTTTCGTGACAGGCAACCCCGAGGCGGCATTCGGCCGCGGAGCCTATAGCGGCATCTCCTGCCTTCCCAAGCCTTTCCGGATATCCGAGCTCCTCGGGAGGGTAGAGGAGCTAATGGAGAAGTCGCTTCTGGGGGGCTTGGGGCCTGCCGGAGGCAAAAGAGGCGAGGGGAGGCTTGAGCTCTCGCTGGACTGTCTTCTGATAACGGGCGGCGTGCGGCTAAATGCCCGCACGGTCAATATTTCCCCGAACGGCATGAAAGTGAAATACCAGGGCAGGGCCCTTCTTCTGGCAGGGAGCGTTCTCGACCTTCGCCTCGGCGTAGGCCACGGGTTCGAGACCGGGAGAAGGGCGGTTGTGGCTTGGTCGGCAGAGGCGGGCGGCTCCCTCGTTTCGGGGCTCAGGCTGGATGAGCCGGTGCCTGTATCCTCACTCGTAAACGCGGCGGCCCGGCAGACGGGAACCGAGGCTCAAGGTTTTCGCCCGGAAGAGGGGCCTCCTCAAAAGCATCTTTGA